Genomic window (Drosophila sulfurigaster albostrigata strain 15112-1811.04 chromosome 2R, ASM2355843v2, whole genome shotgun sequence):
CTGCCTTTGACTGATGACTCGCAAAACGCGCGTAATTAGAAATTTACTTTCAAGATCCATTGGGGAATTGCCGAGTTCCCGAGTTCCCATTGCCGAGTCGCTAACGTTGTAGTCCCAGTCCCGCGACCGCTGCCTGACACGGCTTTTGGGCCTTAACTAATCATGCTGAACGTGACTTAAGGCTGCAGTGTGGCCTCCCCCCCCCCCCCTGCTTCTTCGCCTGCTGCTCATCCGTTTCTTTGCCgcttgcaaaataattaatcacAAAAATGAGcgtaaagaaacaaaatacaaaacgcaccaaaaaaaaaaaagccaaaaacaaaaaacacaacaacaaccgacaaGAATTTAAACAGCTTTTTTAGTTGCCTCTTGGGACTGTTTTCTGTTAGTGTcctccttctgcttctgcctctgcTCCTGTGCCTTCGTCTGAGCAGGAGCAGCCCAGGTGGCCAAGTGTGTGTTGCCAGGAAGCAGCTTTAGGAAGCCGTTTAGTATTTCATATTCAGGGATTTGGGGATTTGCTTGACGCATCAAAGCCAACGTTGGCTTTTGATGTAAATGCGTCAAGTTGGCGTCCaactgctgctcctgttgcttcCGTCTCTTAGTTTACTTTGAATTCCAAGTATTTTTATGCTGACGCTGTTAATAATTAACAGGACCCATGTCCATGAAGGAGGTGGACACACAGATGCTCAACGTGCAGAGCAAGAACAGCAGCTACTTTGTCGAATGGATCCCCAACAATGTGAAGGTCGCCGTCTGTGACATTCCGCCACGCGGCCTCAAAATGTCCGCCACATTCATTGGCAACTCGACGGCCATCCAGGAGATCTTCAAGCGCATCTCCGAACAGTTTACTGCGATGTTCCGTCGCAAGGCTTTCCTGCATTGGTACACCGGCGAGGGCATGGACGAGATGGAGTTCACCGAGGCCGAGAGCAACATGAACGATCTGATATCCGAATATCAACAGTACCAGGTGCGTCTTCACTTACTAAACTTTGTTTCAATTACAgctttacttatttaatattatcgTTTATCATCTTGCAGGAAGCCACCGCCGACGACGATGTCGAATTCGACGAAGAGCAGGCCGAGCACGAGGCTTACGAGGCGGAGACGCTGCAGAATGGCGACTCCTAGTCCAGCACTTTCAACTAACGCCTTCCGCTTGTACTATTCTGCATGACTAACTTTAAACATAAGCTATTTAACATGTAGAGACAAGTTGTGCAgctaataaaacataaatctagtatttcattcttatgttttttaagtgtttcttttttcttttattggcTCGCTTTTCAGCTCTCTTAATTTTATAGTGGATAGTTGAGCAAGACATCTTGTCGCGCCAGCTCCAACAACATAGGATCGTCGAAGAACTTGTTGATGGACACATCCTCAGAGAGACCTTTGCGTCTTCGTGTCTTGATCATAAACTCACGAGCTAAATGCGACGCCTGCTGCGGCTCCAGTGGCCGGATGACAATGCTCTTGTCCAGCGGATCGCCGGGCACGATTTGCCAGTGATGGAACACGGACAGACAGAAGGCCTGACCCTGGGTGTGTGTGCGCAGATCTGTCTCGAAACCGAACGAATCAATGGCGGGTATAAATGCTTTGATTGTGTAAATCGGTGAGCCTGAAACTGGAGCATCTTGCGTCACATGTCCTCTGCAAAAATAAGATTTATTAGTAAAGTTTACATTTGATGTTTCAAGATTAAACTCACCTGCGTCGCGCCAGCACCGTGTAGACAGCGGACACACAATCGGCGGGTGCCTGCACctcaacaaacaaatacgGTTCCATGAGACGCGGCGTGGCCATCAGGAAAGCCGAATAGGCCACACGACGTGCCGTGGGAATGATTTGGCCGCCACCACGATGCAGCGCCTCGTTGGCAATGACTGCGTCTAGAATTTTAAACTTCACATTACGTATGGGCTCCTCGCAAAGCGGCCCCTCTCGTGTGCCCCACTGGAAACCTTGCACAATCGAGTCCTTGACGGCAGTCAATAGATTCTTGTCCACCTCCGAGGGCAGCGTATCATCCACTAGAATATTGGGTCCTGTTGTGTCTGGTCCAAAAGCCCAAATGGAACGTGCGGCCAGCAAATCCCAGTCGTAGTTAACTTGGAAGAATTCGCCAATGCGTTTCTTATTCCAATTGATGCAGACGGTCTCATTCTCAATGTCCTCGGCCAATCCTTTCTCCAGTGGCTCCGATATCATGGTAatcttgttcttcttgtttgGCGTCTCTGCGAAACACTTCAGTGAACTAGTTTCCACAACAGTTTCACAGAAAGCCACCACGGGATCAGCGACCTTAATGTCAATCTCCGAATACATTTTGCGCAGATCGTGCATCACACAATCCAAGTACAGTTCGCCAGTTCCGAGAATAACGTGTTCGCCCGACTCCTCGACGCGAGTGGACAACAAAGGATACGATTTGTTAACTTTACGCAGACCATCCAACATTTTGGGCAACTCTGACGGATTCACTGGCTCTACGGCAATCTTGATAATGCTCTGTGTGTTGAACTTTAGTGGTCGGAATATATAGAGATCTTCTGGCACATTGATATCCACAATGCTGGAAGTCTTCACAATACACTGATCAATGCCTTCGATGAGCACCCAATTACCCGAAGGAACGCGATTCAGCTCCACTTTGTAGCGAGCTTCGTAGACCCAAAGTCTGCCCACTTGAAGTATACGTGAATCCTCTTCGTCCTGCAGTGTATAGTTTTCTCCAAGCACACGCACTTCCTGTCCAGCATGCAAAGTGCCGGAGACAATGCGTGCCAGCACCTGGAAGAAGGTGCAGTCATCGTTGGGATACATCTTGGAGCTGTGCACCATCAGCGTGCCATACTGATTACATGAAATCATGTCGCGATAAATGTCGCCTTCCTTGGGTCCCGTATAAATGTGATCTACTTTGCGTTTGGCATTCTCCAGCGGCGATTTGATGTGCTCCACACACATGTCCACAAATCCGCTGCAATCGCCCATAAATCTGTTGCACACCACACGCAACAATGGACGTATGTTGGACTTCATTTCCTCCTTGGAAACGCGCACACTCAACTCCGACAAAGTTTCCGACAGCGTGGTGTCTACATCACCCACAACTTGAGCAATCAGCTTGTACATGGGCTCCAAAATGAACTCCACAAAGCTGCGCTGTGCCGAGCTATGCGGCGGCTTCTTGGTGAATTTGCGCCTAAAaagaataatatgaaaattgtaaaacttttttttagctGCTTTGAGATCTGCACTTACGATTTGCTGTGGAAATACATGTCACCCCACAGCCGCTTGGCAAACTCATTGTAATTGACTCCCTCGTAGGTATCAGCATAGAGTTTGGCAAAGGATTTGAGAGTGAAGCAAAAGCCGTACAACGAACTGGCAAAACAAACATTGCCAAGCACGGGAGAGACCATCAAATTGTCCTCTGCGCTGCCATAAGTGCTGTAATAAGAGTGATCGATTAACACAAGCAAAAAATGCAACGTATAAAGCAAACGAACCTAAGCAAACCATTAATTTCCTCCACGATGTGCTTGAGCTTGAAGTACGCATCCTGTGGCggcagcttcagctccagAATGAGACGGTCAAtctacaatatacaatattaaaaaattataaatcgtCATTTAATGGTAATTCTTCTTTATCTTCGTTTAGTCAAAATTTATACCAGTGCAATCTTACCTTATTGATGCACACAGTGATGGCCAATCGCTCCTGCACCGCATGCTTCAGCAGACGTTCGGTGTTCAGCATGACGCCTTCGGATGCATCAATGAAGAGCACAACGCCATCGCTCATGCGCATAGCAGCTGTTGCCTCATCGGAGAAGTTCACATGACCAGGCGTATCGAATATGTTGAGCAAGTAGCTCTTCTGCTTGACATCCTGCAACACAAGCGTCACCGGCGTAGCCTTAATGCTGCAGCCACGCTCCTGTTCAGTGAACAAGGTATCCGTGTATCTCAAGGAACGCTCTTCCATGTTCTCGAACTGCGGATGCGTCTGACGTATCAAGCAGTCCACGAAAGTGGTTTTGCCATGATGCAAGTGACCAATCAAAGCCACATTGCGAATCAATGGCGGAGTATCCATCAAATCAGCCATGAATTCCATATCATAAGTTGTTTCAGGCAAATCCTGTTCCTTGATCTGAAACTTGAGCTTCTTCACGGGCTCAATGAGCGGCTTATCCAGCGGTTGTGCATCCTCCTCTTGCACTATAGTCTCCACATCTGGGCCGTAGACTTCTACGGCCGACGGATAATATCGTTTATCCTCGTGTAGCACAACTGCAGTCACCTCTTTATCCTCATCGTCTTGTGGCTCTGCTTCGTCCTCATCCATGCCATCCTCCTAAAAGATATCCAATTACTAATCTGAACACTTTGGATAAAATCTTATCTTACATCTTGATCATCTGGCACATCGGGTTGGCCATAAATGCTCTgatcatcatcctcatcgctGTCCAAGTCGGGTCCTATGTAGTTGCCAAACTCATCATACAAATCGGAATCCATAGTACAGCTGTGctgaaataaatacttattattgtttttatccTTCAATTTAAGGTCCACTctaatgcacacacacacactttcacaCAAACACTGGCGCCCCTTCAGCAAACGTTTACATGCTTTTTGCCGGCACAGCCAAAACATCATTTCTACGCACAGCATTCACTTCATTGAGTCATAAGCTATTTACCTCGTTTATATATCAATTAATAACACTagtttttttcactttttcttgTTTAAATAGCAATTTACTAATATTTTGCACAATAAAAACGCGGAACACGAAGCACGCCGCTCTTCTTCTTCACAGCAAAGACACAGCTGGCCGGCAATAGGGTGACCAAATTTGCTCACAGCCCGTTTTTGCATGCAGTGCAGCCCTGGCAGTTGAAAGATGAgcggtatttttaaaatgtagtatGGAAAAGAACACTGTATGACCGTTACTATGTTAAATGTCGTACACATTGTTTTTTTAACgccatttgcaaaaaaaagtaaggtCCCGCTGTCAACAAAGGACGGTCATTAGCGGCGCAGGTAGAAAAAACGTTGCAACAAGTCAGGTAGGAGGTAGTGATTTAAATTGCACAGTCTACTCTTTAAACAGTAAGTCATCTGTGGCCTTTCCAGCAACACGTTTCGAAATGAATCTGTGGCTATTTTTTT
Coding sequences:
- the LOC133835684 gene encoding 116 kDa U5 small nuclear ribonucleoprotein component: MDSDLYDEFGNYIGPDLDSDEDDDQSIYGQPDVPDDQDEDGMDEDEAEPQDDEDKEVTAVVLHEDKRYYPSAVEVYGPDVETIVQEEDAQPLDKPLIEPVKKLKFQIKEQDLPETTYDMEFMADLMDTPPLIRNVALIGHLHHGKTTFVDCLIRQTHPQFENMEERSLRYTDTLFTEQERGCSIKATPVTLVLQDVKQKSYLLNIFDTPGHVNFSDEATAAMRMSDGVVLFIDASEGVMLNTERLLKHAVQERLAITVCINKIDRLILELKLPPQDAYFKLKHIVEEINGLLSTYGSAEDNLMVSPVLGNVCFASSLYGFCFTLKSFAKLYADTYEGVNYNEFAKRLWGDMYFHSKSRKFTKKPPHSSAQRSFVEFILEPMYKLIAQVVGDVDTTLSETLSELSVRVSKEEMKSNIRPLLRVVCNRFMGDCSGFVDMCVEHIKSPLENAKRKVDHIYTGPKEGDIYRDMISCNQYGTLMVHSSKMYPNDDCTFFQVLARIVSGTLHAGQEVRVLGENYTLQDEEDSRILQVGRLWVYEARYKVELNRVPSGNWVLIEGIDQCIVKTSSIVDINVPEDLYIFRPLKFNTQSIIKIAVEPVNPSELPKMLDGLRKVNKSYPLLSTRVEESGEHVILGTGELYLDCVMHDLRKMYSEIDIKVADPVVAFCETVVETSSLKCFAETPNKKNKITMISEPLEKGLAEDIENETVCINWNKKRIGEFFQVNYDWDLLAARSIWAFGPDTTGPNILVDDTLPSEVDKNLLTAVKDSIVQGFQWGTREGPLCEEPIRNVKFKILDAVIANEALHRGGGQIIPTARRVAYSAFLMATPRLMEPYLFVEVQAPADCVSAVYTVLARRRGHVTQDAPVSGSPIYTIKAFIPAIDSFGFETDLRTHTQGQAFCLSVFHHWQIVPGDPLDKSIVIRPLEPQQASHLAREFMIKTRRRKGLSEDVSINKFFDDPMLLELARQDVLLNYPL
- the LOC133835685 gene encoding tubulin beta chain isoform X2, producing MLSNVAPRLPTYQDLNHLVSVTMSGVTTCLRFPGQLNADLRKLAVNMVPFPRLHFFMPGFAPLTAKGSQQYRALTVAELTQQMFDAKNMMTACDPRHGRYLTVACIFRGPMSMKEVDTQMLNVQSKNSSYFVEWIPNNVKVAVCDIPPRGLKMSATFIGNSTAIQEIFKRISEQFTAMFRRKAFLHWYTGEGMDEMEFTEAESNMNDLISEYQQYQEATADDDVEFDEEQAEHEAYEAETLQNGDS